Proteins from a single region of Hordeum vulgare subsp. vulgare chromosome 6H, MorexV3_pseudomolecules_assembly, whole genome shotgun sequence:
- the LOC123403818 gene encoding ACT domain-containing protein ACR3, translated as MRPYFDPEYENFNQRINPPRVCIDNNTCRDCTLVKVDSMNKNGILLEVVQVLSDLDLTILKAYITSDGGWFMDVFHVLDKQGHKVTDEKTIQYIEKALGPGSNIPGATKGSNSPGRSVGMHSIGDHTAIELKGADRTGLLSEIFAVLAELQCNVMAAEVWTHRTRVACVVYVNDVSSGQAIEDACRLAGIEERLRHVLRGHGRGNDDDGDGGGRGAHTNFSAGSTHVDRRLHQLMHADMDLGGDGAPQGHPADDDGAAVTVEHCEEKDYSVVNVRCRDRPKLLFDIVCTLTDMQYVVFHAAVTSEGIYGVQELYIRRKDGRTLLKDEAEKVTKCLEAAISRRVSEGFTLELCGRDRVGLLSDVTRVLREHGLTVTRADVTTVGEQAMNVFYVRDASGQPVDMKTIEGLRGQVGQTVMLNVKKVPDGKAPEKTGGSMAKTSFFSFGGLFAKLGA; from the exons ATGCGGCCTTACTTTGATCCGGAGTATGAGAACTTCAATCAGCGCATCAACCCTCCTCG GGTCTGCATCGACAACAACACATGCCGCGACTGCACCCTAGTGAAG GTGGACAGCATGAACAAGAATGGCATTCTGCTGGAGGTGGTGCAGGTCCTGAGCGATCTTGACCTCACCATCTTGAAAGCGTACATCACCTCGGATGGCGGATGGTTCATGGACG TGTTCCATGTGCTGGATAAGCAAGGGCACAAGGTGACCGATGAGAAGACCATTCAGTACATCGAGAAG GCCTTAGGACCGGGCAGCAACATACCCGGCGCGACCAAGGGCAGCAATTCGCCTGGGAGATCAGTCGGGATGCACTCGATCGGCGACCACACCGCCATCGAGCTCAAGGGGGCCGACAGGACGGGCCTTCTCTCGGAGATCTTTGCCGTCCTGGCGGAGCTCCAGTGCAACGTCATGGCAGCCGAGGTCTGGACGCACAGGACGAGGGTGGCCTGCGTGGTGTACGTCAACGACGTGTCCTCGGGCCAGGCGATCGAAGACGCGTGCCGTTTGGCCGGGATCGAGGAGCGACTGAGGCACGTGCTCCGCGGGCACGGCCGCggaaacgacgacgacggcgacggcggcggccgcGGAGCGCACACCAACTTCTCCGCCGGCTCCACCCACGTGGACCGccggctgcaccagctgatgcacGCCGACATGGACTTGGGCGGCGACGGTGCGCCGCAGGGCCATCCTGCCGACGACGACGGCGCGGCGGTGACCGTGGAGCACTGCGAGGAGAAGGACTACTCGGTGGTGAACGTGAGGTGCAGGGACCGGCCCAAGCTGCTGTTCGACATCGTCTGCACGCTGACGGACATGCAGTACGTCGTCTTCCACGCCGCCGTCACCTCCGAGGGCATCTACGGCGTCCAGGAGCTGTACATTCGTCGCAAGGACGGGCGCACGCTGCTGAAGGACGAAGCAGAGAAGGTGACCAAGTGCCTCGAAGCGGCCATCTCCAGAAGAGTGTCCGAG GGGTTCACGCTCGAGCTCTGCGGGAGGGACAGGGTGGGGCTGCTGTCGGACGTGACGAGGGTTCTCCGGGAGCACGGCCTGACGGTGACGAGGGCCGACGTGACGACGGTGGGGGAGCAGGCCATGAACGTATTCTACGTGCGCGACGCGTCGGGGCAGCCGGTGGACATGAAGACCATCGAGGGCCTCCGGGGACAGGTCGGCCAGACCGTCATGCTCAACGTCAAGAAGGTGCCCGATGGCAAGGCACCGGAGAAGACTGGTGGCAGCATGGCCAAGACCAGCTTCTTCTCCTTCGGCggcctcttcgccaaactaggggCATAA